CTTTCATTGCACCATCTAACAAGGTGAGAATGTAACCTTGTACCGTAAATAATGGTGTTTTTAATTCGTGAGATACATTCCCTAAAAATTCTTTACGGTAAGATTCTCTAATCTTTAAAGCTTCAATCTCTAATTTTTTACCCTTTGCAAAGCGTTCCACTTCACTTTTAAGGGTTGCCATATCTGTAGTTACTTGGGTTCTTTGTAGTGTAGTAGCATCTAAAAGAGAAACACTATCATAAATACCCTTAACACGTTTATAAATGAATTTTTCAATACGCAACTGTATAACCATAAAGGAAAACAGATAGCAACTTCCTGCAAACGTTAGGATAAAAAATAATGAAATTGAGAAGTCGAAAAATGAGAATAGAAATATACTTACAAGTACCGTTAAGAATATTGTAATATAAAACGAGGTGTTAAATGCGAACTTAAAGGAACGCTTAAATTCTTTAGCCATTAATTAAGATACAAACTTGTAGCCAACACCTTTAACAGTCTTAAAGCGCTTGTCGCCTAATTTCTCACGCAACTTACGAATGTGAACATCTATGGTACGGCCACCAACTACTACTTCATTACCCCAAACACGGTCTAATATATCTTCTCTTTTAAAGACTTTGCCAGGTTTAGATGCTAATAAAGATAATAATTCAAACTCTTTTCTTGGCAAAAGAATCTCTTCTTTTCCTTTAAGGATTTTATATTCTTCTCTATTAATTATAAGATCACCAATTTTTACAACATTATCATTGGTACTATCTTCTACAATACGTCTTAGCAAAGCATTTACTTTACTTACAAGGACTTTTGGTTTAATAGGTTTAGTAATATAATCATCTGCACCTGCATCAAAACCAGCTAGCATTGAGTAATCTTCTCCTCTTGCCGTAAAAAATGTAATTATAGTATCTAGGTCTGGTATTTTTCTAATTTGCTCACAAGCCTCAACACCATCCATTTCTGGCATCATAACGTCTAAAATTATTAGCTGTGGCTTTCTTTTTTTTGCAAGTTTAACAGCCTCTTTACCATCTGATGCTGTAATGACATTGTAGCCTTCAGAAGAAAGGTTATATCCTACAATTTCTAGTATATCTGGCTCATCATCAACCAGTAAGATAGTAATATTCTTGTTGTCCATAGGTAAGTTAGTTTCTGCAAAAGTAAATATAATCGATAAAACGGCTATGTTAAGTTATTGCGTGTTAAAATAACATTATGCTAACATACATAGCTAATAGAGTTAACTTCTGCTTAACCTGAATCTTTAATCTTGATAGTTTCTTTGCACAAAATTATAAAAGTAATGATTAGAGTTTTTCAGATCTTAATATTTGTCTTTTCTACAATCGTAGTAGCACAAGACGTAGGTTCGGTTGCAGGTAGCCTTTCAGACAAGGATAACAACAATGAACCATTGCCCTTTGCAAATGTTATTATTAAAGGTACAAGTAAAGGAACCACTACAGATTTTGATGGTAACTATTTGCTAGACAACATTGCAGTAGGAACCTATACTATCGAGTTTAGCTTTGTTGGATATGAAACATTAGAAGTTCCTAATGTTGTTATTGAAGCAGGAAAGGTAACAAATATTACTACTGCCTTAGGCGCTTCTGCTGCTGCACTCGATGAGGTAATTATTAAAACCACTGCTAGAAAGGAAAGTGAGGTCGCTTTATTATTAGATCAAAAGAAAGCTGTAACTATTAAACAGAGTATTGGCGCAGATGAACTTTCAAGAAAAGGTGTAAGTGATGCTGCAGCTGCTGTATCTAAAATTTCTGGTATTTCTAAACAACAAGGTGGTGGCAATGTTTATGTACGTGGTTTAGGAGATCGCTATTTAAACACAACATACAATGGCCTTACAGTACCATCTAATGATATTGAAAAGAAGAATATAGATTTAGGTTTATTCTCTTCTGATGTTATTCAGAATATTGGTGTTAGTAAAACTCACGCAGCAAATTTCTATGGAGATTTTGCAGCTGGTAATGTTGATATCGTTTCTAAAGAATACACAGGAAAATTCTTTATAACTGCTGAAACTGGTAGCTCAATAAATACTAGAGCAGTTGATAAAAACTTTGTAAAAAGTGAAGGCACAAGCTTTTTTGGATATTATAACAGATATGACAACAACCCTTTTGCAGTAGTTGTTTCTCACGGTGTAGATCCAGAATCTGCTTCTGGACCAGTTGCTTTTACAGGCGCTATTACAACAGGAAATTCTTGGAATGTCGGGGAAGAGTCTAGATTAAGCGTTTTTGGTACAGTATCCTTTAGTAATGATTTTGAATACAGAAGAGGTACACAAGTAGACTTTACAACTGTAGAGAAAAAACGTTTCCCAGACAGTGAAGAGTTTGAATATAGCACAAACACAACTGCTATGGCAAATATTGGATATAAGATAAACAACAATCACAGATTAACCTTTAACTCATTGTTTATTAATGATGCTACAGATGAAGTTGGTTATTTTGGTATTGGTGGAAATGGTACCAACAGAGATGCCATATTAAATACAGACAAAGGTTTTTACCAGATGAACGTACAGTTTGATCAGGATATGGTTTTTGTAAATCAACTAACTGGTAAGAGCAGACTTAATGATAAATTAGAAGTAGAGTATGGTATTGGTTTTAATAATGTACTAGCAAGACAACCAGACCGTAAACGTATTAGTGTAGAGCGTTATGATTTAGCATTAGATAATGATCCAAACACAAACCCTTTCTTTTACAGCAACATAGCCTTTGACAATCAACGTTATTTTCAAGAAATTACAGATAATGAACTTAATGCACGTGTAAACCTAAATTACAAGCACTCAGAAGAGCTTACGTTTAACTTTGGTTACAATGGAAGATCTAAAACTCGTGAGTTTGAAAATGTTAGATACGGTTACGACTTTATTAACGGTACCAGCACAGAAGTTCCAGACATAAACAACTTAGACGCTGTATTTTCTCCAGAAAACATAGGTGAACTTTATGACATATTTGTTTTTAACGCAATAGATCCTTCTCAAGGTATTACAAATAGAAATAATCCAGGTTTACCAGAAAACATTTACGAAGGAGAGCTTAACGTACAATCTGCTTATGTAGATGCTGAAATTAAATCTGGAGAAAAATGGACATTTGTACCTGGATTAAGGCTTGAGTATTTTGACCAACGTATAGATTACGATGTAATTAATGTTATTGCTACAGATCCAGGCTTTAGAGAAGCAGACGAGTTATTTATACTACCTAGTTTAAATATTAAATATGCGTTAACTGAAGATCAAAACTTAAGATTCTCTGCAAGTAGAACTGTATCTACTCCAGAATTTAAGGAAGTAGCACCTTTCGTATATGAAGATGTAACACAACGTATTGGTGGTAACCCAGATTTATTAACAGATCCTGCATTTTCAAGCATCCTTAACTTAGACCTTAAATACGAATGGTTTTTTGGAAGATCTGAGTTGTTTTCTTTAGGAGCATTTGCAAAGCAAATAAACGACCCTGTAAACTTAGTTGTTGCTAATGATGCAACAGGTACACAACGATTTGCAAGAACAGGAGACAAAGCAGAAGTTTTAGGTGCAGAAATAGAGATTCGTAAAAATCTTATGGTAGATGAGGATGAAAACAGCATATTCTCTACAGGTGCTAATGTTACAGTAATGCACACAAAACAAGATTTAAAGAGTTCTCAAGGATTTATTTCTACAACTTTTGATAGAGACTCAGATGAATTACAAGGAGCATCTCCATTACTAATAAATGCAGATGTTAGCTATAGCCCAACATTTGGTACATATAAGCCAGTAGCTAACCTTATTGTTTCTTATTTCTCAGATCGTATTGATGCATTAGGATCTGGACAATTAGGAAATATCACAGAAAAAAGTGTAACTACTTTAGACTTTGTCTGGAAAAACCAAATAGGAGATCACTTAGAAATTAATGCCAGCGCAAAAAATCTTTTAGATCCAACCATCGAAAGAGTACGTGAAAATAATGGAGGCGATATTACTATCTCTAATTACAAAAGAGGAATTAATGTCGGCCTGCAACTTAAATATAACTTTTAAAATCAACTCTAAACCAATCAATCTTAAAATTTAAAAACAATGAAAAAAAATCTTTTATTAACAGGACTTACAGCAGTTGCAATGTTTTTTGCATCTTGCTCAGATGACGACACTTCTCAAATAAACATCACCAATGGTGGAGATGGTGGCAACGGAAACCAAGACAACGTAATTGGAGGTACATTATCTGAAGATTTAACTCTAACGGCTAATGAAACATACACATTATCTTCTGCTCTTATTGTTCCAACAGGAAGAACATTAACCATTAATGAAGGTGTAGTAGTTAAAGCAAATGCAGGATCAGATGTATATATTGCTGTACAACAAGGTGCTACAATTAACGCTTCAGGATCTGCTTCTAACCCAATTGTATTAACATCAAATGTTGCAACTCCTAATGCAGGAGATTGGGGTGGACTTATCATTTTAGGTAGAGCACCAATTAACTCTGTAGCTGGTGGAGACGCAACATCTACTTCAGAAATTGGAAACTTACCATATGGTGGTAGTATAGAAAATGACAACTCAGGTACTTTACGTTACGTACGTGTTGAGTATTCTGGTGGTAGTGCAGATGCTTCTTCAGAAAACAATGGCTTTTCTTTTTATGGTGTAGGCTCTGGTACAACTATTGAATACATTCAAGCTTTTGAAGGTAAAGATGATGGTGTTGAGTTTTTCGGTGGTACTGTAAATGCAAGCTTCATATCTGTAGTTGGCGCACAAGACGACTCTGTAGACTGGACTGAAGGTTATACTGGTTCTTTAACTAACGTATACGTAAGACATGGTGTAGATCATGACAAAGGTATTGAAGGAGATGGCTTTAATACAGATATAGGAAATAATTCAGACTCTGGATTTTTCTCAGCTCCAAACATCACTAACATTACAATTGTAGGACGTGGATCATCTAACGAAAATGAAGCAATTCGTTTACGTGCAGGAACAAGAGCTTTATTCACAAATGTAGAACTTTCAGGTTTTGCTGAAGCTTTTGATTTAGATGATGAAGATGGAGAAAACATTACTGGTTCTGGTGTAACAGCTAACGAAACAGGTGTAACAGATATTTTATTTACAGATGTTACTTTAAGATTAAAGAACGATACTGGAGCAGAATTTACAGAAGATGATTTCTTTTCTGGTATAGACAATGGTACAGGTACAGATTACGATACTTGGAGTGCTGGTTGGGTAAGAAACTAAGCTAGAACCATTTAATATAAACTAGCCTCTCCATGTGAGAGGCTTTTTTTTTTACCTATTACTACTATGTTATAATAACATTAAATAGTATTGATATTAATCATATTAACAAAACGTTTGGAATCTAATTCGTATTTTCGTACGAATAATAAAATTTATCTATGATGAAAAAAATTACTTTTTTACTTACCTTTTTATTTGCAAGCACGCTTATGCTTGCTCAAACAGTTGCTCTAGAAGAGAGCTTCGAGACAGATGGTAATGGTACACGTTATACTACCACTACACCAGAATTTACTGATGGTTTTAATGATTTTTTCCTTAGAACAGATGGTTCAGACATTAACTCATCTTATGAGGTATCTGGAGCAGATGGTTCTTTTTTCTTTGCAGCTCACGATATAGATGGTGAAGGTGCAGCCCCAATACAATCATTAGATTTTACTGGTATAGATATTTCAGGATTATCAAACCTTTCATTTGTAATGCTTGCAGCTGAAGATGATGATTCAGCTAACCAAGACTGGGATGCAGATGCATTGGTATTTGTAGAAGTTCAAGTAGATGGCGGTGGTTACACTAAAATTCTTCAATTTGCTTCTCAAGGTGGTACTAATACAGAACCAGGTTTAGATACAGATTTTGATGGTGTTGCAGATAGCACGCCTTTATCAAGTGCTTTTCAAACATTTAATGTTGATTTAGGTGTTACAGGAACTGTAGCAGATCTTAGAGTTACTTTCGCAAACTTAGATGCTGGCGATGAAGATATCTCAATAGATCATTTAAGATTAATAGACAATTTTACAGTAACACCAACGGTTACTATTACTGCACCAACAGATGGTCAAGTATTTGCAGATGGCACTACAAGTGTAGACCTAGAGTTTACAACAGCTAATGCTCCTGCAGGTAGTACTGTAAATGTAATTGTAGATGGC
This region of Croceibacter atlanticus HTCC2559 genomic DNA includes:
- a CDS encoding response regulator transcription factor, which gives rise to MDNKNITILLVDDEPDILEIVGYNLSSEGYNVITASDGKEAVKLAKKRKPQLIILDVMMPEMDGVEACEQIRKIPDLDTIITFFTARGEDYSMLAGFDAGADDYITKPIKPKVLVSKVNALLRRIVEDSTNDNVVKIGDLIINREEYKILKGKEEILLPRKEFELLSLLASKPGKVFKREDILDRVWGNEVVVGGRTIDVHIRKLREKLGDKRFKTVKGVGYKFVS
- a CDS encoding TonB-dependent receptor, whose protein sequence is MIRVFQILIFVFSTIVVAQDVGSVAGSLSDKDNNNEPLPFANVIIKGTSKGTTTDFDGNYLLDNIAVGTYTIEFSFVGYETLEVPNVVIEAGKVTNITTALGASAAALDEVIIKTTARKESEVALLLDQKKAVTIKQSIGADELSRKGVSDAAAAVSKISGISKQQGGGNVYVRGLGDRYLNTTYNGLTVPSNDIEKKNIDLGLFSSDVIQNIGVSKTHAANFYGDFAAGNVDIVSKEYTGKFFITAETGSSINTRAVDKNFVKSEGTSFFGYYNRYDNNPFAVVVSHGVDPESASGPVAFTGAITTGNSWNVGEESRLSVFGTVSFSNDFEYRRGTQVDFTTVEKKRFPDSEEFEYSTNTTAMANIGYKINNNHRLTFNSLFINDATDEVGYFGIGGNGTNRDAILNTDKGFYQMNVQFDQDMVFVNQLTGKSRLNDKLEVEYGIGFNNVLARQPDRKRISVERYDLALDNDPNTNPFFYSNIAFDNQRYFQEITDNELNARVNLNYKHSEELTFNFGYNGRSKTREFENVRYGYDFINGTSTEVPDINNLDAVFSPENIGELYDIFVFNAIDPSQGITNRNNPGLPENIYEGELNVQSAYVDAEIKSGEKWTFVPGLRLEYFDQRIDYDVINVIATDPGFREADELFILPSLNIKYALTEDQNLRFSASRTVSTPEFKEVAPFVYEDVTQRIGGNPDLLTDPAFSSILNLDLKYEWFFGRSELFSLGAFAKQINDPVNLVVANDATGTQRFARTGDKAEVLGAEIEIRKNLMVDEDENSIFSTGANVTVMHTKQDLKSSQGFISTTFDRDSDELQGASPLLINADVSYSPTFGTYKPVANLIVSYFSDRIDALGSGQLGNITEKSVTTLDFVWKNQIGDHLEINASAKNLLDPTIERVRENNGGDITISNYKRGINVGLQLKYNF